The following proteins come from a genomic window of Meles meles chromosome 1, mMelMel3.1 paternal haplotype, whole genome shotgun sequence:
- the MYCL gene encoding protein L-Myc, giving the protein MCLCAGCRAAPSRRGAGPLQVAGCGSEGADMDFDSYQHYFYDYDCGEDFYRSTAPSEDIWKKFELVPSPPTSPPWGLGPGAGDSAPGIGPPEPWPGGGAGEEAESRGHSKAWGRNYASIIRRDCMWSGFSARERLERAVSDRLTAGAPRGNPPKAPAAPDCAPSLEAGNPAPAAPGPLGEPKTQACSGSESPSDSEGEEIDVVTVEKRQSLGVRKPVTITVRADPLDPCMKHFHISIHQQQHNYAARFPPESCSQVGAQERGPQEEALERDVPEEKEEEADEEIVSPPPVESEAPQSCHPKPVSSDTEDVTKRKNHNFLERKRRNDLRSRFLALRDQVPTLASCSKAPKVVILSKALEYLQALVGAEKRMATEKRQLRCRQQQLQKRIAYLSGY; this is encoded by the exons GGAGCGGACATGGACTTCGACTCGTACCAGCACTATTTCTACGACTATGACTGCGGGGAAGATTTCTACCGCTCCACGGCGCCCAGTGAGGACATCTGGAAGAAATTCGAGCTGGTGCCGTCGCCCCCCACGTCGCCGCCCTGGGGCTTGGGTCCAGGCGCCGGGGACTCAGCCCCTGGAATTGGTCCCCCGGAGCCTTGGCCCGGAGGGGGCGCCGGGGAAGAGGCGGAATCCCGGGGCCATTCGAAAGCTTGGGGCAGGAACTACGCCTCCATCATCCGTCGTGACTGCATGTGGAGCGGCTTCTCCGCCCGGGAACGACTAGAGAGAGCGGTGAGCGACCGGCTTACCGCCGGCGCACCCCGGGGGAACCCGCCCAAGGCGCCCGCCGCCCCAGACTGCGCTCCCAGCCTCGAAGCCGGCAACCCGGCTCCCGCTGCCCCCGGTCCGCTGGGCGAGCCCAAGACCCAGGCCTGCTCGGGGTCCGAGAGCCCAAGCGACTCGG AGGGTGAAGAAATTGACGTTGTGACAGTGGAGAAGAGACAGTCCCTGGGTGTACGGAAGCCAGTCACCATCACGGTGCGGGCAGACCCTTTGGACCCCTGCATGAAACACTTCCACATCTCCATCCATCAGCAACAGCACAACTATGCCGCCCGTTTTCCTCCGGAAAGCTGTTCCCAAGTAGGGGCTCAAGAGAGAGGTCCCCAGGAAGAGGCTCTGGAGAGAGATGtcccagaggaaaaggaagaagaggcagaTGAAGAGATCGTGAGTCCCCCACCTGTAGAAAGCGAGGCTCCCCAGTCCTGCCACCCCAAACCCGTCAGTTCCGACACCGAGGATGTGACCAAGAGGAAGAACCACAACTTTCTGGAGCGCAAACGGCGGAATGACCTCCGTTCTCGGTTCTTGGCCCTGAGGGACCAGGTACCCACCTTGGCCAGCTGCTCCAAGGCCCCCAAAGTGGTGATCCTGAGCAAGGCCTTGGAGTACTTGCAAGCCCTGGTGGGGGCCGAGAAGAGGATGGCCACGGAGAAAAGGCAGCTCCGATGCCGGCAGCAGCAGCTGCAGAAGAGAATTGCGTACCTCAGCGGCTACTAA